In Actinomadura luteofluorescens, the sequence CGGCGGGGTGCTGGGCGATCCGCTGCTGCGCGCCGCGGCGTCGCGCCGGCTGGACCCGCCTCCGCAGGAGGCGCCGTTCAGCCGGATCCCGTCGTGGCTCCGGCACTCCAAGAGGCGGGACGCGCGGGCCATCTCCCACCACTACGACGTGTCCAACACCTTCTACGAGTGGGTTCTCGGCCCGTCCATGGCCTACACCTGCGCGTGCTACCCGCATGAGGGCGCCACGCTGGAGGAGGCGCAGTTCGCCAAGCACGACCTGGTGGCCAAGAAGATCGGCCTGAGGCCGGGGATGCGGCTGCTGGACGTGGGCTGCGGCTGGGGCGGCATGGTGATGCACGCCGCGAAGGAGTACGGCGTCAAGGCGCTCGGGGTGACGCTGTCCAAGCAGCAGGCCGAGTGGGCGCAGAAGGCGATCGCCGACCGTGGCCTGTCGGACCTCGCGGAGGTCCGGCACATGGACTACCGCGACGTCACCGAGACCGGCTTCGACGCGGTCAGCTCCATCGGCCTCACCGAGCACATCGGGAAGAAGAACCTTCCGGCCTACTTCTCCTTCCTCCACGGGAAGCTGAAGAAGGGCGGGCGGATGCTGAACCACACGATCACGCGTCCGGACAACACGTCCCCGTCCCGCAAGGAGAACGGGTTCATCAACCGGTACGTGTTCCCGGACGGCGAGCTCGAGGGCCCGGGCTACGTCCAGTGCCAGATGAACGACGCGGGGTTCGAGATCCGGCATCAGGAGAACCTGCGCGAGCACTACGCGCGCACGCTCACCGGCTGGTGCGAGAACCTCGACGCGCACTGGGACGAGGCCGTCGCCGAGGTCGGTGAGGGCACCGCCCGCGTGTGGCGCGTCTACATGGCGGGCTGCGTGCTCGGCTTCAACCAGAACTGGATCCAGCTGCACCAGACGCTCGGCGTGAAGGTGGAGGACGACGGCACGAGCCACATGCCGCTGCGGCCCGACTGGGGATCGTGACGGCGTCACCGCTTCGACCGCCGACGAGCCGACCGGAACGTTCCGGTCGGCTCGTCGGCTTTCGGGGGTCAGGCTCGCGCCTTCTCCCAGGCCTCGCTGCTGAGGAAGTAGGTGTCGTAGATCTCCTGGACGTCCAGGAGGCTTTCGGGCGGGACCTTCCCGTAGGCGATGCGCTCCAGGTGGCGGAAGTACTCGAACCGCTCGACGCCGGGGGTGATGACGATGAGGATGTCGGCGTCCTCCCCGGGGGCGGCGGCGAAGGCGTGCGGCAGGCCGGGCGGGACGACGACGAGGTCGCCGCGTTCGGCGGTCACCACCTGCTCGCCCGAGAGGAGCTGGGCGGTGCCGTCCAGCATGTAGAACATCTCGGCGGAACCGTCGTGGCGGTGCGGTTTGGCGCCGTCGGCGCCGGCGCCCAGGGTGACGCGCTGGGTGGACAGGGCGCCGCCGGTCGCGCCGCTGTCGGCCAGCAGCCGGATGGTGACGGGGGAGCGGCCGATCACCTCGGCCTCGGCGGAACGGACGATCACGGACTCGTCGAAGTCCGGTGAGATCAGCGACATGCGGTGGGCTCCTTCTCCGGGTCGGAGGGGTCAGATGGCGAACAGCAGGGCCGCGCTGACGAGCACGGCCACGGCGGTGGCGAAGTGGATGCCGAACGCGACGGCCTTGGTGCCGCCGTGGCGCAGCACGATCAGGGTGTCGCCGAGCGGCGCGATGGCCACGACCAGCATGTACCAGGCCGCGGCGTCGGCGTCGGCGAAAGCGATCAGGGCGAGGCCGAGGACGCCGAACGTCAGGTCGCGCAGCCCCTTGATCGTCAGGTAGGCGCCGTCGCCGTCGGCCTTGGCGGGGACGCCGTAGCCGGTGGCCGCGGCCTGGGGCGCCGTGAGGAACCGGACGCCGATGAGGACGCAGAACAGGGCGAGGACGATGGCCAGTCCGTAGGCGACAGGGGTGAGCATCAGCGTCTCCAGAAGTGCTAGCGGTGCTAGGAACGAGAACGACGCTAGCATAGCGTCGACAGGATGGCTAGCAATGCTAGGATCACTGCCATGTCGATCCAGGGACGCCGGGAGCGCGAGCGGGCCGAACGCGAGAAGCTGATCATCACGGCGGCGCGGGAACTGGCCGAGAGCGAGGGGTGGGACGCGGTGACGACGCGGCGGCTCGCCGCGGAGATCGAGTACAGCCAGCCCGTCCTCTACAGCCATTTCAAGGGCAAGGGCGCCATCATGGCGGCGGTCGCGGTCGAGGGGTGCGCCGAGCTCGCGGCCGAGTTGCGGGCGGCGCGCACCGCGGCGCCCGGGCCCGGCGAAGCGCTGGCGGACGTCGCGGCGGCCTACACCGACTTCGCGGAGCGCAGGCCCGCCCTCTACGACGTGATGTTCGTCAGGGACGTCGACCTGCCGTTCGCGACCCCCGAGGCGCCGCCCGCGCTCCAGGAGGCCTTCGGTGAGCTACGCGAGAGCGTCCGGCCGTTCGCGGGCGGGGACGACGTGGACGTGCTCACCGAGACGTTCTGGAGCGGCCTGCACGGGCTCCTCATCCTGATGCGCGACGGGCGCATGCACCGCGAGCACCACGAGCTGCGCGTGGCCGTCCTGCTCCGCCGCTTCGCCGCCTGATCCCGCCCGTCGCGGGCCGGGCCGGTCAGCCGGCGGTTGCGCGGCCCGCGCTGGTGGCCTTGATGAGGCCGTCGGGGGTGAAGGCGACGGTCACCTGCCCGCCCTGCGGGGAGATGCCCTCGACGACCTCCTCGGACTCCCTGATCCGGCACCCGTGGTGGGCGAGGTATCCGCTCACGACGCGGCGCTGCTCGGTGGGGAAGACCTCGGCGGCGGTCATCATCAGTCGCGTCGCCGAGAGCGGGTCGAACTCGGGCTTGGGCAGGGCGGGGTCGTCGACGTGGAAGTAGAACGAGCCCTTGCCGTCGTTCACGCGGCAGCTCTGCACGCCGCCGCCGCCGAGCAGCGCGGCGGCGGCGATGGCCATGGTGGTCGCGGCCTGGTGCGGTTCGGGGAAACCGGACAGGTCCAGCCGTCCCGCCGCCAGCTCCGGGACGGCGTGGCGCTCGCCGTGCTCACGGACGGCCGCCAGCGGTGCTACGGCGGGCACGCTCTCGCCGAAGTGGGGGTTGGCCCACGCCCACAGCCACGTGTCGCTCAGGTGCGAGAAGCTGCCGAGGAACGTCATGCCGTGGAAGGTGCGGCCGCCCGCGGTGAGGGTGCGTGCGTCGACGTCGAAGGCGATGTGAACCTCCCCGACGGCCTCGTTGAGGAGGTTCTGCCGCTGGATCGCCGCGGCCGACCCGGCGCTGGCGAACATGGTGAACTCCGGGCTGTAGCCGCTGAGCCCGTTCGGGAACTCCGTCCAGAACCGGGCGCGGGGCTCGTCGCCCCGGCGCCGGTAGAGGTCGCCGAGCCTGCGGGCGGCCTGCTCGGCGCCGGCCTCCTGCACGGACCTGCGGAACCAGCCGATTGCGGTGTCCTGGTCCCCCGCCTGCTCGAAGTGCGCGCCGAGGCAGTAGGCGGCCTTGGGGTGCCCGAGGTCGGCGGCCTGCCGCCACGCCTGGAGCGACCCCGCGGGGTCGCCCTTGTCCTGCCGCACGAACCCGAGGTTGAACGCGGCGCCGCCGTTGCCGCGTTCGGCGGCGCGGGTGTACCAGGTCTCCGCCGCGTCGAGGTCGCCCTTCCCGTCGTCGTCGTACAGGCGGCCGAGGTTGAAGGCGGCCTTGTCCGAGCCGAGATCCCACGCCCGGCGGAAGAAGCCCATGGCCTCCTCGACGTCGCCCCGGTTCTCCAGGAGGATGCCGAGGTTCAGGGTGCCGCCCGAGAACCCGCCCTCGGCGGACCGCCGGTACCAGCGTTCGGCGGCCTCCAGGTCGCCGGCCCGCTCCGCGCCGTAGCCGACCTCGAAGGCGCTCTCGGGGAGCCCCGCCTCGGCGGCGCGGCGCCACCACGCCAACGCCTCCCCGTCGTCGCCGCGTTCCGCCGCGATATGGCCGAGCTCGTGCGCGCCGCCCGGATGCCCCGCTTCGAACGCCTGCCGCAGCAACCGCTCGGCCTCCGCCAGGTCACCGCCGCGTTTGGCCTCCATGCCGCGCTCGTACGGTTCGACTCCGGCCGGGTGTTCGGTCATCGCACGCCCCCTCTGGGTGATCACGGATTCACGGGATCGACGCCGCGCGCGCGATCCGGGTTCCATCGGCGCGCGAACAACCGAAACCGCTACGCACGCATGGACGGGCGGACCCTCCCGGTGGTAAGCCCGGGGGAAGAGCGGGCCGTGCCGCGGCCCGTGGAGAGCGGGAGCCCCCCATGGAACACGACTATGTCATCGTCGGCGCCGGGTCCGCGGGGTGCGCCCTGGCCGCCCGGCTCTCCGAGGACGCCTCCGTCACCGTCGCCCTCCTGGAGGCGGGCGGGCCGGACGACAAGAGCGAGATCCACATCCCGGCCGCGTTCCCGAAGCTCTTCAAGACCGAGTACGACTGGGACTACAGCACCGCCGCGCAGCCGGAGATGGACGGGCGCGAGCTGTACTGGCCGCGGGGGAGGATGCTCGGCGGGTCGTCCTCGCTGAACGCGATGATGTGGGTGCGCGGCCACTACGACGACTACGACGACTGGGACGTCCCCGGCTGGTCGTACGAGGACGTCGTCCCGTACTTCAAGCGGGTGGAGGGGCGCGTCGGCAGCAACAAGGGCGACGTGTACGGGACGTCCGGCCCGGTCACGATCTCCGAGCAGCGCAGCCCGAACGTGACGACGCGGGCGTTCCTGGAGGCGTGCGCCGCGTCCGGCCTCAACCGGCTGCCCGAGCTGAACGGCCCGTCCAACGAGGGGTACGCGCTGACGCCGGTCAGCCAGCGGCGCGGCAGGCGGTGCAGCGCGGCCGACGCGTACCTGCGCCCCGCGCGCAAGCGGCCCAACCTGACCGTCGTGACGGGCGCGCAGGTGTCGCGGGTCCTGATCGAGGACGGCCGCGCGACCGGCGTGGAGTACGGCGGGGAGCGCGTCACGGCGCGCCGGGAGGTCGTCCTGGCCGCGGGCGCCGTCGGGTCGCCGCACCTGCTGATGCTGTCCGGCGTCGGCGACCCCGAGCATCTGCGGAGCGCCGGAGTCGAGCCGCTCGTGGAGTCCCCGGAGGTGGGCCGCCACCTCCAGGACCACCTGTCGGTCGGCGTCGTGCGGCACTGCCCGAGGAAGGTCACGCTCGCGGGTGCGGAGTCGCTGCCGAACATCGCCCGCTACCTGCTCGCGCGGCGCGGGCCGTTCACCTCCAACGTGGGCGAGGCGGTCGTCTTCACCAAGAGCGACTCCGCGCTGCACGCCCCCGACCTCGAACTGATCTTCGCGCCGGCGCCCTACGTCGCGCACGGGCTCACGCCGCCGGCCGAGCACGGCGTGACGCTCGGCGTCGTGCTGCTGCGTCCCGAGTCGTCCGGGCGCGTCGCGCTCGCCTCCGCCGACCCGGCCGCGCCGCCGGTGATCGACCCCGGCTACCTGACGGAGGAGAGCGACCTGCGGCGGCTGATGCACGGCGTCCGCCGCGCGGAGGAGCTGCTGGCCGCCGACGCGCTCAGGCCCTTCGTCGGCGACGTCATGGAGCCGTACGTGGGGGCCGGCGACGAGGAGGCGCTTGCCGCGTACGTCCGGGGGCACGCCGAGACGCTCTACCACCCGACCGGCACGTGCCGGATGGGCACCGGCGCCGACTCCGTCGTCGACCCGGACCTGCGCGTCCGCGGCGTCGACGGGCTCAGGGTCGCGGACGTGTCGGTCCTGCCGCAGATCACCCGGGGCCACACCAACGCCCCCGCGATCATGATCGGTGAGAAGGCCGCCGACCTGATCAGGGCGCGAGCCAGCTGAGCACGCGCTCGTTCACCTCGGCGGGGCGGTCCAGCTGGAGGAAGTGGCCGGCGCCGCCGATCCGCTCGGCCCGCGACCCCGGCGGGAGGGCGGCCCGGACGGCGTCGAGGTCCACCGCGTCCGCGGCGAGGCAGCCGTCCTCGGCGCCGTGCAGGTAGAGCACGGGGCGCTCGCCCACGACGGTGGTCGCCCGCTGCTCGGCCGCGTACCGGTCGACGAGCCGGGACGGGTCGAGCATCGCGCGGTAGTACCCGATCGCCGCCGCCGCGTTGGCGGGCGCGGCGAGGCACTCCATGACGCGGTCGACGTCCCCGGACCGGTCGCGGCCGTCCGCCGGGGACCAGTCGCGCCACAGCCCCTCGACGAACGCGCGGTTCAGGGCGAGCTCGGCGAGCGGCGTCTGGAAGACGAAGATGTAGAACGAGCGCTTGAGCTGCTCGTAGTCGAAGAACGCGGTCGTCATCACCGATATGGGCGGGACGGACAGGGCGACGGCCGTGCGCCAGCGGTCGGGGGCGGCGTTGGCGGCGCCGTAGGTGGCGAAGGCGCCCCAGTCGTGGCCGACGAGCACGGCGTCGGGGCCGCCGCCGAGGGCCTCGTGGAGGGCGACGGCGTCGGCGGCGAGCGCGCCGCTCTGGTACGCGCCGTCCTCGGGGACGGACGTGGGGGCGTAGCCGCGCATGAAGGGGGCCACGGCGCGGTATCCGGCGGCGGCCAGTTCCGGCATGAGGTGCCGCCAGGTGTGCGGGGAGTCTGGGAAGCCGTGCAGCAGCAGCGCCAGGGGCCCGTCCTGGGGGCCGGCGGCGAGGTATCCGAAGTCGAGCCCGTTGGCGTTGACCGATCCGGTCGTGATGTCGCCCATGTACGCCTCCTCGGTTCGCGGCGAAACGGTACCCGCGGCTCCGCGGCGCGGGATCGGCGGGACCCTTGCTCTTCGGATATCGGCGTATCGCCATGTATTTACAGCGGATTCCGCAGTCACATAGCATCGATGCAACTGGATCGATCGCAGCGAGGGAAACGTGATGACGGAGTCGGACGTGACCAGCCAGCAGCACGACGCGATGCAGAGGGCGGCGCGCGACCATCTGTGGATGCACTTCGCGCGGCACGCGGCGTCCGGGGACGGCGGCGAGATCCCGGTGATCGTCCGGGGCGAGGGCCCCTACGTGTACGACTCGGCGGGCCGCCGCTACCTGGACGGGCTCGCCGGGCTGTTCACCGTCCAGGCCGGGCACGGGCGCGAGGAACTGGCGCAGGCCGCCGCCAAGCAGGCCGCCGAGCTGGCCTACTTCCCGATCTGGTCGTACGCGCATCCGAAGGCCGTCGAGCTGGCCGAGCGGCTCGCCGCCCTCGCGCCGGGCGACCTGAACCGCGTCTTCTTCACCACCGGGGGCGGCGACGCGGTCGAGAGCGCGTGGAAGCTCGCCAAGCACTACTTCAAGCTCACCGGGAAGCCGGGCAAGCACAAGGTGATCAGCCGCGCGGTCGCCTACCACGGCACCCCGCACGGCGCGCTGTCGATCACGGGCCTGCCGGGCCTGAAGGCGCCCTACGAGCCGCTGGTGCCGAGCGGCTTCCGGGTGCCGAACACCAACATCTACCGGGCCGCCCAGCACCGCGACGACCCCGAGGCGTTCGGCCGGTGGGCCGCCGACCGGATCGAGGAGGCCATCGAGTTCGAGGGCGCCGACACCGTCGCCGCCGTGTTCCTGGAGCCGGTGCAGAACGCCGGCGGCTGCTTCCCGCCGCCGCCCGGCTACTTCGAGCGCGTCCGCGAGATCTGCGACAGGCACGACGTCCTGCTGGTGTCGGACGAGGTGATCTGCGCGTTCGGCCGCCTCGGGACGATGTTCGGCGCGCAGCGCTTCGGCTACACGCCCGACATCATCACCTTCGCCAAGGGTGTGACGTCCGGGTATGCGCCGCTCGGCGGGATGCTCGTCGCCGACCGCCTGTTCGAGCCGTTCAGGGGCGGGACGGAGATGTTCGCGCACGGCTACACCTTCGGTGGTCACCCGGTGTCGGCCGCGGTGGCGCTGGCCAACCTCGACCTGTTCGAGCGCGAGGACCTGACCGGGCACGTCACGCGCAACCGGGACGCGTTCCGGGGCACGCTGGAGCGGCTGCGCGACCTGCCGATCGTCGGGGACGTGCGCGGCGACGGCTACTTCTACGGGATCGAGCTGGTGAAGGACCAGGAGACGCGCGAGACGTTCGACGACGAGGAGTCCGAGCGCCTGCTGCGCGGGTTCCTCGACAAGGCCCTCTACGAGGCGGGCCTGTACTGCCGGGCCGACGACCGCGGCGACCCCGTCGTCCAGCTGGCGCCGCCGCTGATCTGCGACCAGGGGCACTTCGACGAGATCGAGCAGATCCTGCGCTCGGTCCTCCAGGAGGCGTGGACGCGGTTGTGAGGGCCGCCGGGCCCGGGTGCGCGCTCCGGGCCCGGCGGACTAATGTGAGGCGCGTCACCCGGCCGTCAGTGTGCGCTTGCATCTTTACTTTGAGAGGGTGCATGTAAACCGAATCGGGTTCGGACGTGACGAGGTGGTGGGCGCGTGCTCAAGGTCGACGACATCAACCTGACGGACTGGGAGTTCTGGCGGCGGCCGCACGACCACCGGCACGAGGCCTTCAAGGCGCTGCGGTGGCACGCCGGCCTCATCCGGTACGAGGAGCCGGACATCGTCATCGCCCCCCAGGGCCCCGGCTACTACGCGCTGACCAGGCACGCCGACGTCGTCGAGGCGTCCCGCCGTCCGCAGGACTTCTGCTCCGGCCGGGGCGCCATCAGCATCCCGGACATGCCGGGCGACATGCACGAGTACTTCGGCTCGATGATCAGCATGGACGACCCCCGGCACGCCAAGATCAGGCGGATCGTGTCCCGGGCGTTCTCGCCCCGCATGATCCAGCGGTTCGAGGACCGGGTCGAGGCGGTCGCGGGCCAGATCGTCGAGAACGTGGCGGCGGGCGGCGGCACGGGCGACTTCGTCGCGGACGTGGCCGCCCGGCTCCCCCTGAAGATCATTTGCGACATGATGGGGATCGCGGAGGAGCAGTACGGGACCGTCCTGGACGCCACGAACGTCATCCTGGCGGGCAACGACCCCGAGTTCATCCCGTCCGCGGAGCCGGAGCAGATGGCGATGGCGCTGCTCGGCGCCGGCGAGACGCTGCGCGGCCTGGTCGAGGAGCTCGGGCGGCGGCGCCGCGCGAACCCCACCGACGACCTCACCTCCGCCCTGGTGAACGCCAACCTCGACGGCGAGTCGCTGACCGACCAGGAGCTCGGCTCGTTCTTCATCCTGCTGGTCGTCGCCGGCAACGAGACCACCCGCAACGCGATCGCCCACGGCCTCGACCTGTTCACCCGCAACCCCGACCAGCGGGCCCTGCTCGTCGAGGACTTCGACGCCCGGATGCCCGGCGCGGTCGAGGAGATCGTCCGGTACGTCTCGCCGGTCATCTGGATGC encodes:
- a CDS encoding SAM-dependent methyltransferase; translated protein: MTLARVFEQLAGAEAPVEFTAYDGSRAGVPGADIRFDVRSPYAVSYLLHSPGALGLARAYVTGMIDVDGDMIAALTTMQQVLSDVTPRDKARIVGGVLGDPLLRAAASRRLDPPPQEAPFSRIPSWLRHSKRRDARAISHHYDVSNTFYEWVLGPSMAYTCACYPHEGATLEEAQFAKHDLVAKKIGLRPGMRLLDVGCGWGGMVMHAAKEYGVKALGVTLSKQQAEWAQKAIADRGLSDLAEVRHMDYRDVTETGFDAVSSIGLTEHIGKKNLPAYFSFLHGKLKKGGRMLNHTITRPDNTSPSRKENGFINRYVFPDGELEGPGYVQCQMNDAGFEIRHQENLREHYARTLTGWCENLDAHWDEAVAEVGEGTARVWRVYMAGCVLGFNQNWIQLHQTLGVKVEDDGTSHMPLRPDWGS
- a CDS encoding cupin domain-containing protein encodes the protein MSLISPDFDESVIVRSAEAEVIGRSPVTIRLLADSGATGGALSTQRVTLGAGADGAKPHRHDGSAEMFYMLDGTAQLLSGEQVVTAERGDLVVVPPGLPHAFAAAPGEDADILIVITPGVERFEYFRHLERIAYGKVPPESLLDVQEIYDTYFLSSEAWEKARA
- a CDS encoding DUF4267 domain-containing protein, whose amino-acid sequence is MLTPVAYGLAIVLALFCVLIGVRFLTAPQAAATGYGVPAKADGDGAYLTIKGLRDLTFGVLGLALIAFADADAAAWYMLVVAIAPLGDTLIVLRHGGTKAVAFGIHFATAVAVLVSAALLFAI
- a CDS encoding TetR/AcrR family transcriptional regulator — protein: MSIQGRRERERAEREKLIITAARELAESEGWDAVTTRRLAAEIEYSQPVLYSHFKGKGAIMAAVAVEGCAELAAELRAARTAAPGPGEALADVAAAYTDFAERRPALYDVMFVRDVDLPFATPEAPPALQEAFGELRESVRPFAGGDDVDVLTETFWSGLHGLLILMRDGRMHREHHELRVAVLLRRFAA
- a CDS encoding tetratricopeptide repeat protein, with amino-acid sequence MTEHPAGVEPYERGMEAKRGGDLAEAERLLRQAFEAGHPGGAHELGHIAAERGDDGEALAWWRRAAEAGLPESAFEVGYGAERAGDLEAAERWYRRSAEGGFSGGTLNLGILLENRGDVEEAMGFFRRAWDLGSDKAAFNLGRLYDDDGKGDLDAAETWYTRAAERGNGGAAFNLGFVRQDKGDPAGSLQAWRQAADLGHPKAAYCLGAHFEQAGDQDTAIGWFRRSVQEAGAEQAARRLGDLYRRRGDEPRARFWTEFPNGLSGYSPEFTMFASAGSAAAIQRQNLLNEAVGEVHIAFDVDARTLTAGGRTFHGMTFLGSFSHLSDTWLWAWANPHFGESVPAVAPLAAVREHGERHAVPELAAGRLDLSGFPEPHQAATTMAIAAAALLGGGGVQSCRVNDGKGSFYFHVDDPALPKPEFDPLSATRLMMTAAEVFPTEQRRVVSGYLAHHGCRIRESEEVVEGISPQGGQVTVAFTPDGLIKATSAGRATAG
- a CDS encoding GMC family oxidoreductase, whose translation is MEHDYVIVGAGSAGCALAARLSEDASVTVALLEAGGPDDKSEIHIPAAFPKLFKTEYDWDYSTAAQPEMDGRELYWPRGRMLGGSSSLNAMMWVRGHYDDYDDWDVPGWSYEDVVPYFKRVEGRVGSNKGDVYGTSGPVTISEQRSPNVTTRAFLEACAASGLNRLPELNGPSNEGYALTPVSQRRGRRCSAADAYLRPARKRPNLTVVTGAQVSRVLIEDGRATGVEYGGERVTARREVVLAAGAVGSPHLLMLSGVGDPEHLRSAGVEPLVESPEVGRHLQDHLSVGVVRHCPRKVTLAGAESLPNIARYLLARRGPFTSNVGEAVVFTKSDSALHAPDLELIFAPAPYVAHGLTPPAEHGVTLGVVLLRPESSGRVALASADPAAPPVIDPGYLTEESDLRRLMHGVRRAEELLAADALRPFVGDVMEPYVGAGDEEALAAYVRGHAETLYHPTGTCRMGTGADSVVDPDLRVRGVDGLRVADVSVLPQITRGHTNAPAIMIGEKAADLIRARAS
- a CDS encoding alpha/beta fold hydrolase encodes the protein MGDITTGSVNANGLDFGYLAAGPQDGPLALLLHGFPDSPHTWRHLMPELAAAGYRAVAPFMRGYAPTSVPEDGAYQSGALAADAVALHEALGGGPDAVLVGHDWGAFATYGAANAAPDRWRTAVALSVPPISVMTTAFFDYEQLKRSFYIFVFQTPLAELALNRAFVEGLWRDWSPADGRDRSGDVDRVMECLAAPANAAAAIGYYRAMLDPSRLVDRYAAEQRATTVVGERPVLYLHGAEDGCLAADAVDLDAVRAALPPGSRAERIGGAGHFLQLDRPAEVNERVLSWLAP
- a CDS encoding aspartate aminotransferase family protein → MTESDVTSQQHDAMQRAARDHLWMHFARHAASGDGGEIPVIVRGEGPYVYDSAGRRYLDGLAGLFTVQAGHGREELAQAAAKQAAELAYFPIWSYAHPKAVELAERLAALAPGDLNRVFFTTGGGDAVESAWKLAKHYFKLTGKPGKHKVISRAVAYHGTPHGALSITGLPGLKAPYEPLVPSGFRVPNTNIYRAAQHRDDPEAFGRWAADRIEEAIEFEGADTVAAVFLEPVQNAGGCFPPPPGYFERVREICDRHDVLLVSDEVICAFGRLGTMFGAQRFGYTPDIITFAKGVTSGYAPLGGMLVADRLFEPFRGGTEMFAHGYTFGGHPVSAAVALANLDLFEREDLTGHVTRNRDAFRGTLERLRDLPIVGDVRGDGYFYGIELVKDQETRETFDDEESERLLRGFLDKALYEAGLYCRADDRGDPVVQLAPPLICDQGHFDEIEQILRSVLQEAWTRL
- a CDS encoding cytochrome P450, translated to MLKVDDINLTDWEFWRRPHDHRHEAFKALRWHAGLIRYEEPDIVIAPQGPGYYALTRHADVVEASRRPQDFCSGRGAISIPDMPGDMHEYFGSMISMDDPRHAKIRRIVSRAFSPRMIQRFEDRVEAVAGQIVENVAAGGGTGDFVADVAARLPLKIICDMMGIAEEQYGTVLDATNVILAGNDPEFIPSAEPEQMAMALLGAGETLRGLVEELGRRRRANPTDDLTSALVNANLDGESLTDQELGSFFILLVVAGNETTRNAIAHGLDLFTRNPDQRALLVEDFDARMPGAVEEIVRYVSPVIWMRRTATRDTVLNEHEIKEGDKLVLYYWSANRDESVFTDPERFDILRDPNPHVGFGGPGPHFCLGAHLARREITVMFRELLRRAPAIRAAGDPDRLESNFINGIKRLPYTI